The Neovison vison isolate M4711 chromosome 13, ASM_NN_V1, whole genome shotgun sequence genome includes a region encoding these proteins:
- the DNAAF2 gene encoding protein kintoun, with translation MAKATASSPLEDLDLSGEEVQRLTSAFQDPEFRRMFTQYAEELTDPENRRRYEEEITALERERGVDVRFVHPQPGHVLRTSLDGARRCFVNVCSNALVGAPSSRPGPRGAAAGSQWSLPYSLAPGREYAGGRGTRYTVYDVVFHPEALALAGRHERFRQMLDATALEAIEKQFGVKLDRRNAKTLKIKYKGTPEAAVLRTPLPGGVPARPEGEPESPLPDFPYPYRCPAVAGNSVVPRPLAPSPPEAVLEPAPTEPRYSVVQRHHVDLQDYRCSRDSAPSPVPRELVVTIELPLLRSAEQAALEVTGKRLCLDSRKPDYRLRLSLPYPVDDSRGKAQFNKARRQLVVTLPVALPPARQEPAVAPEESVYTSGTDGAACASAREGEVGPAGGCAGNGGPDPGAADALITTPAAAAEEFVFEPDERDLDEQAVCTTGIEEEPPSVAENSPEDGGGVSPGTSSGCLDRGSAAGRESARGDLGAETRVLGEGAGREPSDRAMGGPGTGGKEPLCPPLQCNQDEESLTLLIQVPRIQPQSLQGDVSPFGYKLGFSTQDLVYYSFFLQFAPENKLSTKEPVASISSNNAVIELAKSPECHGHWREWYSGLNKDSLQERLFVNEENVDEVLEEVLSPPFNQTMSLTPPLIEVLQVTDSKVQIHAKLQECSNSEKLHEKEEKGNEGSHLTEKENIEHPTTSTTDSDSSLEVKVLETGSCGSVACLRGAPDVSHLLFEKSQQPESKMEPEFIKEKSPAYSNEEKEDLEEPVITEEKESDGDDLSSLLNRASVHNLPGLNNVKETNMQDGSVQFIKDHVTQCAFSFHNSLLYDLD, from the exons ATGGCCAAGGCGACAGCCTCTTCGCCGCTGGAGGACTTGGACCTGAGCGGAGAGGAGGTCCAGCGGCTCACCTCAGCCTTTCAGGACCCGGAGTTCCGGCGAATGTTCACCCAGTACGCCGAGGAGCTCACGGACCCGGAGAACCGACGGCGCTACGAAGAGGAGATCACCGCGCTGGAGCGTGAGCGCGGAGTGGACGTGCGGTTCGTGCACCCGCAGCCGGGTCACGTACTGCGCACCAGCCTCGACGGGGCGCGTCGCTGCTTCGTGAACGTGTGCAGCAACGCGCTGGTGGGCGCGCCCAGCAGCCGACCCGGCCCCAGGGGCGCGGCGGCCGGCAGCCAGTGGTCCCTGCCCTACAGCCTGGCTCCCGGCCGCGAGTACGCGGGGGGCCGAGGCACCCGCTACACGGTCTACGACGTGGTCTTCCACCCAGAAGCGCTCGCGCTGGCCGGGCGCCACGAGCGCTTCCGCCAGATGCTGGACGCCACGGCACTGGAGGCCATCGAGAAGCAGTTCGGCGTGAAGCTGGACCGCAGAAATGCCAAGACCCTGAAGATCAAGTACAAGGGGACTCCGGAGGCCGCCGTGCTGCGCACACCCCTCCCCGGGGGCGTACCGGCCCGGCCTGAGGGAGAGCCGGAGAGCCCTCTCCCCGATTTCCCCTACCCCTACCGGTGCCCGGCGGTGGCCGGGAACTCAGTGGTCCCGCGACCCCTGGCGCCCTCCCCTCCGGAGGCGGTCCTTGAGCCCGCCCCCACCGAGCCGCGTTACAGCGTGGTGCAGCGCCACCACGTGGACCTCCAGGATTACCGCTGCTCCAGGGACTCGGCCCCCAGCCCGGTGCCCCGGGAGCTTGTGGTCACCATCGAGCTGCCGCTGTTGCGCTCGGCTGAGCAGGCGGCGCTGGAGGTGACGGGAAAGCGGCTGTGCCTCGACTCAAGGAAACCCGACTACCGGCTGCGGCTCTCGCTCCCGTACCCGGTGGACGACAGCCGCGGCAAAGCGCAGTTCAACAAGGCCCGGCGACAGCTGGTGGTCACGCTGCCCGTGGCGCTGCCCCCTGCGCGCCAGGAACCTGCCGTGGCGCCGGAAGAGTCCGTCTACACGTCCGGAACTGACGGCGCGGCCTGTGCTTCCGCTCGCGAGGGGGAGGTGGGCCCGGCAGGGGGTTGTGCCGGGAACGGTGGGCCGGATCCCGGGGCTGCGGACGCCTTGATCACCACGCCCGCCGCCGCTGCGGAGGAGTTCGTCTTCGAGCCCGACGAGCGGGACTTGGACGAGCAAGCGGTGTGCACAACGGGCATCGAAGAGGAGCCGCCCTCGGTAGCGGAGAACTCACCTGAGGACGGTGGAGGAGTCTCCCCTGGTACTTCATCTGGGTGTCTTGACAGAGGGTCTGCGGCAGGAAGAGAGAGTGCGCGTGGAGATCTCGGAGCTGAGACTCGAGTGCTCGGGGAAGGCGCGGGCCGGGAGCCCTCCGATCGAGCCATGGGTGGTCCCGGGACCGGCGGCAAGGAACCTTTGTGTCCTCCTTTGCAGTGTAATCAGGACGAAGAATCCCTGACTCTGCTGATTCAAGTGCCTCGGATCCAACCGCAAAGTCTTCAAGGGGACGTGAGTCCCTTCGGGTACAAACTGGGCTTCTCCACCCAAGACTTAGTTTACTATTCCTTCTTTTTGCAATTTGCTCCGGAGAATAAATTGAGCACCAAAGAACCAGTGGCTAGTATTTCTTCGAACAATGCAGTGATAGAACTGGCCAAATCTCCAGAATGCCATGGACATTGGAGAGAATGGTATTCTGGTTTAAACAAGGATTCATTGCAG gaaaggcTGTTTGTCAATGAAGAAAATGTTGATGAGGTTCTTGAAGAAGTCCTGAGCCCTCCATTTAATCAGACAATGTCCTTAACCCCACCATTAATTGAAGTTCTTCAGGTTACTGATAGTAAGGTTCAAATTCATGCAAAG TTGCAAGAATGTAGTAACTCTGAAAAGCttcatgaaaaggaagaaaaaggcaaTGAAGGAAGTCAtctaactgaaaaagaaaatatagaacatCCTACTACCTCAACAACTGATTCTGATTCATCTCTAGAAGTTAAAGTACTAGAGACAGGCAGTTGTGGTTCAGTTGCGTGCTTACGAGGGGCTCCTGATGTTTCACACTTGCTATTTGAAAAGTCTCAGCAACCTGAGTCAAAAATGGAACctgaatttataaaagaaaaaagtcctgcTTACtcaaatgaggaaaaagaggaCTTAGAAGAGCCAGTgataacagaagagaaagaatcaGATGGAGATGACCTATCTTCATTACTAAACAGAGCTTCAGTTCACAATTTACCTGGTCTTAACAACGTAAAAGAAACCAATATGCAGGACGGTAGTGTGCAGTTTATTAAAGATCATGTGACTCAATGCGCATTCAGTTTTCATAATTCTCTGCTATATGACTTGGACTGA
- the MGAT2 gene encoding alpha-1,6-mannosyl-glycoprotein 2-beta-N-acetylglucosaminyltransferase, which translates to MRFRIYKRKVLILTLVVAACGFVLWSSNGRQRKSEALAPPLLDAEPGRGAGGRGGDHSAVSVGIRRVSNESAAPLVPAAPQPEADNLTLRYRSLVYQLNFDQTLRNVDKAGSWAPRELVLVVQVHNRPDYLRLLLDSLRKAQGIDNVLVIFSHDFWSTEINQLIAGVDFCPVLQVFFPFSIQLYPNEFPGSDPRDCPRDLEKNAALKMGCINAEYPDSFGHYREAKFSQTKHHWWWKLHFVWERVKVLRDYTGLILFLEEDHYLAPDFYHVFKKMWKLKQEECPECDVLSLGTYTAIRSFHGIADKVDVKTWKSTEHNMGLALTRDAYQKLIECTDTFCTYDDYNWDWTLQYLTVSCLPKFWKVLVPQVPRIFHAGDCGMHHKKTCRPSTQSAQIESLLNNNKQYLFPETLIISEKFMAAISPPRKNGGWGDIRDHELCKSYRRLQ; encoded by the coding sequence ATGAGGTTCCGCATCTATAAGCGGAAGGTGCTGATCCTGACGCTCGTGGTGGCCGCCTGCGGCTTCGTCCTCTGGAGCAGCAATGGGCGACAAAGGAAGAGCGAGGCCCTCGCCCCGCCGCTGCTGGACGCCGAGCCCGGGCGAGGTGCGGGCGGCCGGGGCGGGGACCATTCTGCTGTGTCGGTGGGCATCCGCCGGGTCTCCAACGAGTCAGCGGCTCCTCTGGTCCCGGCAGCCCCGCAGCCCGAGGCAGACAACCTGACGCTGCGGTACAGGTCCCTGGTGTACCAGCTGAACTTTGACCAGACGCTGAGGAATGTAGATAAGGCCGGCTCCTGGGCGCCTCGAGAGCTGGTGCTGGTGGTCCAGGTGCATAACCGGCCCGATTACCTCAGACTGCTGCTGGACTCACTCCGAAAAGCCCAGGGTATTGACAACGTCCTCGTTATCTTTAGCCATGACTTCTGGTCGACAGAGATCAATCAGCTGATCGCGGGGGTGGATTTCTGTCCGGTTCTGCAGGTGTTCTTTCCTTTCAGCATTCAGTTGTACCCCAACGAGTTTCCAGGCAGCGACCCCAGAGATTGCCCCAGAGATCTGGAGAAGAATGCAGCTTTGAAGATGGGATGCATTAATGCTGAGTATCCCGACTCCTTTGGCCATTATAGAGAGGCTAAGTTCTCCCAAACCAAACACCATTGGTGGTGGAAGCTGCATTTTGTATGGGAAAGGGTCAAAGTTCTTCGAGACTATACTGGCCTCATACTTTTCCTAGAGGAAGATCACTACTTAGCCCCAGACTTTTACCATGTCTTCAAAAAGATGTGGAAGTTAAAGCAGGAGGAGTGTCCTGAGTGTGATGTTCTCTCCCTGGGGACCTATACGGCCATTCGAAGTTTCCATGGCATTGCTGACAAGGTAGATGTGAAAACTTGGAAATCCACAGAGCACAATATGGGTCTAGCCTTGACCCGGGATGCATATCAGAAGCTGATTGAGTGCACAGACACTTTCTGTACTTATGATGATTATAACTGGGACTGGACTCTTCAATATTTAACTGTATCTTGTCTTCCAAAATTCTGGAAAGTGCTGGTTCCTCAAGTTCCTAGGATATTTCATGCTGGAGACTGTGGTATGCACCACAAGAAAACCTGTAGACCATCCACCCAGAGTGCCCAAATTGAGTCACTCTTAAATAATAACAAACAGTACTTGTTTCCAGAAACTCTAATTATCAGTGAGAAATTTATGGCAGCCATTTCCCCACCTAGGAAAAATGGAGGGTGGGGAGATATTAGGGACCATGAACTCTGTAAAAGTTATAGAAGACTGCAGTGA
- the RPL36AL gene encoding 60S ribosomal protein L36a-like, with amino-acid sequence MVNVPKTRRTFCKKCGKHQPHKVTQYKKGKDSLYAQGKRRYDRKQSGYGGQTKPIFRKKAKTTKKIVLRLECVEPNCRSKRMLAIKRCKHFELGGDKKRKGQVIQF; translated from the coding sequence ATGGTCAACGTTCCTAAAACCCGAAGGACTTTCTGTAAGAAGTGTGGAAAGCATCAGCCTCACAAAGTGACCCAGTATAAGAAGGGCAAGGATTCCCTTTATGCCCAAGGAAAGAGGCGCTATGATCGGAAGCAGAGTGGCTATGGTGGGCAGACAAAGCCAATTTTCCGGAAGAAGGCTAAAACCACAAAGAAGATTGTGCTGAGGCTTGAATGTGTTGAACCCAACTGCAGGTCCAAGAGGATGCTGGCCATTAAGAGATGCAAGCATTTTGAACTGGGAGGAGATAAGAAGAGAAAGGGCCAAGTGATCCAGTTCTAA